In the Desulfovulcanus ferrireducens genome, one interval contains:
- the purF gene encoding amidophosphoribosyltransferase: MNPTNTKKEYCGLFGIYGHPEAARMAYFGLYALQHRGQESAGIVTWDGKKLREQRGMGLVADVFTERHLSHQLKGDIAIGHIRYSTTGASLIRNAQPFMVKFKDMAMAIGHNGNLVNTFELRQELEEKGSIFQTTMDSEIIMHLLAKNLNSSCVEEALIKTMTKIKGAYSLILLINNKMIAMRDPFGFRPLSLGRVGAAYVIASETCAFDLLEAEFLRSIRPGEMVIIEDGKLRSIQFAEPKKQQSCIFELIYFARPDSIVFDEEVYSARKRMGGILAEEAPIDADFVMPFPDSGVYAALGYAQKSGLPFEVAMIRNHYIGRTFIQPSQDMRDFGVRVKLNPVASMIKNKKIIIVEDSIVRGTTIRTRVKKLRELGAREIHMRVSCPPIKFPCYYGIDFSSKGELIASNHSVDDIARFIGLDSLHYLSIEGLKSAVKNAQNYCLACFNGDYPILPGAHYGKMCLE; this comes from the coding sequence ATGAACCCTACTAACACAAAAAAGGAATATTGTGGACTATTTGGTATTTATGGGCACCCTGAAGCAGCACGTATGGCCTATTTTGGCCTATATGCATTGCAACACAGGGGTCAAGAAAGTGCAGGCATAGTTACCTGGGATGGAAAAAAATTAAGAGAGCAAAGAGGAATGGGACTGGTGGCAGATGTCTTTACGGAAAGACATCTTAGTCATCAATTAAAAGGTGATATAGCCATTGGACACATTCGCTATTCCACAACCGGAGCATCACTCATCCGCAATGCACAGCCATTTATGGTCAAATTTAAAGACATGGCCATGGCAATTGGACACAATGGTAATCTAGTCAACACTTTTGAGCTACGTCAGGAACTGGAAGAAAAAGGTTCCATTTTCCAAACCACAATGGATAGCGAAATCATTATGCACCTGCTGGCAAAAAACTTGAATAGCTCATGTGTTGAAGAGGCTTTAATCAAAACAATGACGAAAATAAAAGGGGCTTACAGTCTAATTCTGCTTATCAATAATAAAATGATTGCCATGCGCGATCCATTTGGATTCAGACCTTTATCCCTTGGGAGAGTTGGTGCTGCTTATGTCATTGCTTCTGAAACTTGTGCATTTGATCTTTTGGAAGCTGAGTTTTTACGCTCTATTAGACCTGGAGAAATGGTCATTATTGAAGATGGAAAACTTAGAAGTATCCAGTTTGCCGAACCCAAAAAGCAGCAGTCCTGCATTTTTGAACTTATCTATTTTGCTCGGCCTGATTCTATAGTTTTTGATGAAGAGGTTTATTCAGCAAGAAAAAGAATGGGCGGTATCCTGGCTGAAGAAGCCCCTATAGATGCAGACTTTGTTATGCCTTTTCCTGACTCCGGAGTCTATGCAGCCTTGGGTTATGCTCAAAAGTCAGGGCTACCTTTTGAAGTTGCAATGATAAGAAATCACTATATTGGCCGAACTTTTATTCAGCCATCACAGGATATGCGAGATTTTGGAGTTCGCGTTAAGTTAAATCCCGTCGCTAGTATGATCAAAAATAAAAAGATTATTATCGTTGAAGACTCCATTGTCCGAGGGACAACAATCCGGACCAGGGTTAAGAAACTGCGAGAACTAGGTGCCAGAGAAATTCATATGCGCGTCAGTTGCCCCCCAATCAAATTCCCCTGCTACTATGGCATTGATTTCTCTTCAAAAGGAGAGCTTATTGCAAGTAATCATAGTGTTGATGACATTGCCAGATTCATCGGCCTGGATTCACTGCACTATTTAAGTATTGAAGGTCTTAAGTCTGCAGTAAAGAATGCGCAAAATTATTGCCTGGCCTGTTTTAATGGTGACTATCCTATTCTGCCGGGAGCACATTACGGAAAAATGTGTTTGGAATAA
- a CDS encoding KpsF/GutQ family sugar-phosphate isomerase, with protein sequence MYIQKSSDKDWIKIAKQVLDIEIQGLIKVKDDLNNSFTQAIELLGRCQGRIVVTGIGKSGLVGKKIAATLSSTGSPSFFLHPVEGAHGDIGMIRPEDVVLAISNSGETDELNSILPSLKSLGVKIIGLTSNLKSTMAMLCDLVIKVQVPKEACPLGLAPTASTTATLAIGDAIAVCLIKLKSFGKQDFKKYHPGGFLGQRLAKKVQEIMHSKNLPLTQTDTSLKQGLHVLNKGGLGVVLIVDKENKLKGIITDGDVRRIVCQGNMNLNNSINNYMVKNPYTADPNQSAASVLDTMEEKQITVIPIVDAHKRILGIVHLHDLLGKGKFKFS encoded by the coding sequence ATGTATATTCAGAAATCATCAGATAAAGATTGGATAAAAATTGCCAAACAAGTCCTGGATATTGAGATCCAAGGACTAATAAAGGTCAAAGATGATCTGAACAATTCCTTTACTCAGGCAATTGAACTTTTAGGAAGGTGCCAGGGAAGAATTGTAGTAACCGGAATTGGCAAATCCGGATTGGTTGGCAAAAAAATCGCCGCTACTTTAAGTAGCACAGGCTCTCCTTCCTTCTTTCTTCACCCTGTGGAAGGGGCACACGGAGATATAGGCATGATCAGGCCTGAAGATGTTGTTTTGGCTATATCAAACAGTGGTGAAACAGATGAATTAAACTCTATCCTGCCAAGTTTAAAATCTTTAGGTGTAAAAATTATAGGTTTGACTTCCAATTTAAAATCAACAATGGCTATGCTTTGTGATTTAGTCATCAAGGTTCAGGTACCCAAAGAAGCATGTCCTCTTGGCCTTGCACCAACAGCAAGCACAACAGCAACTCTCGCCATTGGTGATGCTATTGCTGTCTGCCTGATCAAATTAAAATCATTTGGGAAACAAGATTTTAAAAAATACCATCCTGGCGGATTTTTAGGCCAGAGACTTGCTAAAAAAGTCCAAGAAATCATGCATTCAAAAAATCTTCCCCTGACACAAACAGACACTTCGCTTAAACAGGGGCTGCACGTTCTTAACAAGGGAGGACTAGGTGTAGTATTAATTGTGGACAAAGAAAACAAACTCAAAGGAATAATCACAGATGGAGATGTGCGACGCATTGTATGCCAGGGAAATATGAATTTAAACAATTCTATCAATAATTACATGGTAAAAAATCCATATACAGCAGACCCTAATCAATCAGCGGCATCGGTACTTGATACTATGGAAGAAAAACAAATTACTGTTATTCCAATTGTTGATGCGCATAAAAGAATATTAGGAATTGTTCATCTTCACGACTTGCTCGGTAAAGGAAAATTTAAATTCTCTTAG
- a CDS encoding YkgJ family cysteine cluster protein, with amino-acid sequence MKKEYICAQCSQIFPTCCKIKKELEEYCFPLSEYEIENITKKSQINKFYVQEKNSINFIKKFISHLPEYRHKIKQIFPPNNFHYRLKIKDNGECVFLTDNGCLLQRHNRPFYCQIYPFWFYNQRITYFKDKYCLAQKKTEKVGQLLRLFSVSIETIENNFKLMIASLRLTR; translated from the coding sequence ATGAAAAAAGAATATATATGTGCTCAGTGTAGTCAAATATTTCCAACTTGCTGTAAAATAAAAAAAGAGTTGGAAGAATATTGCTTCCCTTTATCAGAATATGAAATTGAAAATATAACTAAAAAAAGTCAAATCAATAAATTTTATGTACAGGAAAAAAATTCAATAAATTTTATTAAAAAATTTATTTCACATTTACCTGAATACAGACATAAAATTAAACAAATTTTCCCGCCTAATAATTTTCACTATCGTCTAAAAATAAAAGATAACGGAGAATGTGTCTTTTTAACAGACAACGGATGTTTGCTTCAAAGGCACAACAGACCTTTTTATTGTCAAATTTATCCCTTTTGGTTCTATAATCAGAGAATTACTTATTTTAAGGACAAATATTGTCTGGCACAAAAAAAAACAGAAAAAGTTGGCCAGCTTTTAAGACTATTTTCAGTAAGCATAGAGACCATTGAAAATAATTTTAAGTTGATGATCGCAAGTCTTAGATTAACCAGGTGA
- a CDS encoding penicillin-binding protein 1A → MKVLKNLLIVLLLLLILITGSGIGLYFWAAKDLPGFKKITDYNPPLVTKILTRNGRILGYFYKEKRFLVSLNEISEWVPKAFLAAEDANFYQHEGIDFLGIFRAAIKNLMAGGIVQGGSTITQQVIKSMLLSPERSYTRKLKEAILAYRLEKYLTKDEILTIYLNQIYMGAGAYGIEAAAREYFGKHASELNLAEAALLAGLPKAPSRYNPYKNFNSAKKRQEYVLNRLKELNWINDEEYNQARQTQITLKQMPDPSWQQGAYYLEEVRRWLIEKFGQNKVYTGGLVVYTAGDLEHLVAAENALKKGLIASTKRRGWQGPIEHLEANQFDHFLSQESVHPDILAPGEWIKVLVTRVDKKGAEVKFGPFQGWIDVKTMGWARTPDPKKAPEEVPKIKDARQVLTPGDVVWASIINQKENSSLWNLSLEQEPRVEGALVSLEPATGEVLALVGGYNFFKSQFNRATQARRQPGSAFKPIVYSAAMDNGFTPASIVLDAPIVYEDLQTNSTWKPENFEGIFYGPTLLRTALVKSRNLVTIRIAQRIGIDKIIQRAKDLGLKGEFPRDLSVSLGSVPVTLINLCQAYTAFARGGTYIQPHLINKVTTSWGEELYQAKYEPVKALSPETSYIITYLLQEVVRDGTGWRARVLKRPVAGKTGTSNNEQDAWFMGFTPYLLTGVYVGFDQLTPMGKYETGSRAASPIWVNYRLAVEPNYPIQDFPRPPGIVMAKIDAQTGLLAGPNSDKVYLLPFKEGTEPTSTSDSSSPKQESQKASEDILKQLF, encoded by the coding sequence ATGAAAGTATTAAAAAATTTGCTAATAGTTTTACTATTATTGCTTATATTGATAACTGGATCTGGAATTGGCCTGTATTTCTGGGCTGCCAAGGATTTACCCGGCTTTAAGAAAATAACGGATTATAATCCACCTTTGGTAACCAAAATTTTAACCAGAAACGGTAGAATCCTGGGCTATTTTTATAAGGAAAAAAGATTCCTGGTATCATTAAACGAGATATCAGAGTGGGTACCCAAAGCCTTTTTGGCTGCTGAAGACGCTAATTTTTATCAACATGAAGGTATCGATTTTTTAGGTATTTTTAGAGCAGCTATAAAAAATTTAATGGCCGGAGGAATTGTCCAGGGCGGGAGTACCATCACCCAGCAGGTCATAAAATCAATGCTTCTTTCACCGGAACGTAGTTATACTCGAAAATTAAAAGAGGCTATTCTGGCATATCGTCTGGAAAAGTATTTAACCAAAGATGAAATTCTAACTATTTATCTTAATCAAATTTATATGGGTGCAGGGGCTTACGGTATCGAAGCAGCTGCCAGGGAGTATTTTGGCAAACATGCCTCCGAGTTAAATTTAGCCGAAGCAGCCCTTTTGGCAGGGCTTCCAAAAGCACCATCCAGATATAACCCTTATAAAAATTTTAATAGTGCAAAAAAAAGACAAGAGTATGTCTTAAACAGGTTAAAAGAGCTTAACTGGATAAATGATGAAGAATATAATCAAGCCAGGCAAACACAAATCACTCTTAAGCAAATGCCTGACCCTTCCTGGCAACAAGGTGCTTATTACCTGGAAGAAGTGCGTCGGTGGCTGATTGAAAAATTTGGACAAAACAAAGTCTATACCGGTGGTCTGGTTGTTTACACGGCAGGAGACCTGGAACACTTGGTGGCCGCTGAAAATGCACTTAAAAAAGGGCTAATCGCCTCAACAAAACGCAGGGGGTGGCAAGGTCCCATTGAGCACCTGGAGGCAAATCAATTTGATCATTTTTTAAGTCAGGAATCAGTACATCCGGATATATTGGCTCCTGGGGAGTGGATAAAAGTTTTAGTCACCAGGGTGGATAAAAAAGGAGCAGAAGTAAAGTTTGGTCCCTTTCAAGGTTGGATCGATGTAAAGACAATGGGCTGGGCAAGAACTCCCGATCCCAAAAAGGCCCCGGAAGAAGTTCCTAAAATCAAAGATGCACGCCAAGTGCTCACTCCTGGTGATGTTGTCTGGGCTTCGATTATAAATCAAAAAGAAAATAGCTCGCTTTGGAATTTATCCCTGGAACAAGAACCAAGAGTTGAAGGTGCCCTTGTTTCTCTGGAACCAGCGACAGGAGAAGTCCTGGCCCTGGTTGGAGGATACAACTTTTTCAAAAGTCAATTTAACCGGGCTACACAGGCCAGAAGACAACCGGGATCGGCATTTAAACCGATTGTCTATTCTGCAGCAATGGACAACGGTTTTACTCCGGCTTCCATAGTTTTGGATGCGCCCATTGTATATGAAGACCTTCAAACTAATTCCACCTGGAAACCTGAAAATTTTGAAGGTATCTTTTATGGTCCTACGCTTTTAAGAACTGCTTTGGTTAAATCTCGCAATCTTGTCACCATTCGCATTGCTCAACGCATTGGTATAGATAAGATTATCCAACGTGCCAAGGATTTAGGTTTAAAAGGTGAATTCCCCCGGGACCTATCAGTCAGCCTTGGTTCTGTACCGGTAACACTTATTAATCTATGTCAGGCGTACACAGCATTCGCTCGGGGTGGCACATATATTCAACCTCATCTAATAAACAAAGTGACAACCTCATGGGGCGAGGAACTTTACCAAGCAAAATATGAACCTGTTAAAGCCCTAAGTCCGGAAACAAGTTACATCATTACCTACCTATTACAGGAAGTTGTCAGAGATGGAACAGGTTGGAGGGCCAGAGTACTCAAAAGACCAGTGGCTGGAAAAACAGGGACTTCGAATAACGAACAGGACGCCTGGTTTATGGGTTTCACACCTTATCTTCTTACCGGGGTATATGTTGGTTTTGATCAATTAACCCCAATGGGTAAATATGAAACAGGCTCGAGGGCAGCTAGTCCGATATGGGTCAATTATCGCTTAGCTGTTGAACCTAACTATCCGATTCAGGACTTTCCACGACCTCCAGGTATTGTTATGGCCAAGATAGATGCTCAAACCGGGCTCCTTGCCGGACCAAATAGTGATAAAGTCTATCTTTTACCTTTTAAAGAAGGTACCGAACCTACATCTACAAGTGACTCGTCATCACCAAAACAAGAAAGTCAAAAAGCAAGTGAAGATATTTTAAAACAATTGTTTTGA